One window of Nicotiana tomentosiformis chromosome 11, ASM39032v3, whole genome shotgun sequence genomic DNA carries:
- the LOC104085471 gene encoding uncharacterized protein isoform X1: protein MDNQRTTLLNWAYFYQGKSMDELRQTLLLTTLELENTRLKAQEELKMKDDEIIQLKDLLNRAINDKNEAQEKCQTLVLEKLLLQQQQQQQQLLQQQFQQTGPILSGVSSIEDEPRNNGFSSSDCDESIVSSPIIDSIQQSHLVEKQQEQEFPIVIDKPLPENGKFLQAVMKAGPLLQTILVAGPLPQWRHPPPPMDSYEIPPPPVVIPSQDPIFNAFNNCGRLNKKRGGGLFDDSDSSIGTKYQRVVL from the exons ATGGATAACCAAAGAACTACACTTCTTAATTGGGCTTACTTCTACCAAGGCAAG aGCATGGATGAGCTGAGGCAAACACTGTTGCTGACAACATTGGAGCTGGAGAATACAAGGTTGAAAGCTCAAGAGGAGctaaaaatgaaagatgatgagATAATCCAACTAAAAGATCTGCTAAACAGAGCCATTAATGACAAAAATGAAGCTCAAGAAAAATGTCAAACATTGGTATTAGAGAAACTCTTactccaacaacaacaacaacaacagcagttGCTACAGCAACAGTTTCAACAAACAGGTCCAATATTATCTGGAGTTTCAAGCATTGAAGATGAACCAAGAAACAATGGCTTCTCTTCTTCAGATTGTGATGAAAGTATTGTTTCTTCTCCTATTATAGACTCCATTCAACAATCCCATTTAGTAGAAAAACAACAAGAACAAGAATTTCCTATTGTTATAGACAAACCATTGCCAGAAAATGGGAAATTTTTGCAAGCAGTAATGAAAGCAGGGCCACTACTTCAAACAATTCTTGTTGCTGGTCCTCTTCCTCAATGGCGGCACCCTCCACCACCTATGGATTCTTATGAGATTCCACCACCCCCTGTGGTTATTCCCTCCCAAGATCCGATTTTTAATGCTTTTAACAACTGTGGGAGACTAAACAAGAAAAGGGGTGGAGGTCTTTTTGATGACTCTGATTCTTCTATTGGAACTAAGTATCAAAGGGTTGTGCTTTGA
- the LOC104085471 gene encoding uncharacterized protein isoform X2: protein MDELRQTLLLTTLELENTRLKAQEELKMKDDEIIQLKDLLNRAINDKNEAQEKCQTLVLEKLLLQQQQQQQQLLQQQFQQTGPILSGVSSIEDEPRNNGFSSSDCDESIVSSPIIDSIQQSHLVEKQQEQEFPIVIDKPLPENGKFLQAVMKAGPLLQTILVAGPLPQWRHPPPPMDSYEIPPPPVVIPSQDPIFNAFNNCGRLNKKRGGGLFDDSDSSIGTKYQRVVL from the coding sequence ATGGATGAGCTGAGGCAAACACTGTTGCTGACAACATTGGAGCTGGAGAATACAAGGTTGAAAGCTCAAGAGGAGctaaaaatgaaagatgatgagATAATCCAACTAAAAGATCTGCTAAACAGAGCCATTAATGACAAAAATGAAGCTCAAGAAAAATGTCAAACATTGGTATTAGAGAAACTCTTactccaacaacaacaacaacaacagcagttGCTACAGCAACAGTTTCAACAAACAGGTCCAATATTATCTGGAGTTTCAAGCATTGAAGATGAACCAAGAAACAATGGCTTCTCTTCTTCAGATTGTGATGAAAGTATTGTTTCTTCTCCTATTATAGACTCCATTCAACAATCCCATTTAGTAGAAAAACAACAAGAACAAGAATTTCCTATTGTTATAGACAAACCATTGCCAGAAAATGGGAAATTTTTGCAAGCAGTAATGAAAGCAGGGCCACTACTTCAAACAATTCTTGTTGCTGGTCCTCTTCCTCAATGGCGGCACCCTCCACCACCTATGGATTCTTATGAGATTCCACCACCCCCTGTGGTTATTCCCTCCCAAGATCCGATTTTTAATGCTTTTAACAACTGTGGGAGACTAAACAAGAAAAGGGGTGGAGGTCTTTTTGATGACTCTGATTCTTCTATTGGAACTAAGTATCAAAGGGTTGTGCTTTGA
- the LOC138901990 gene encoding uncharacterized protein, whose translation MARTRTPSSAGRGDGCGTTRGGGQVGVHQTRRQTAPQPEVGNMAQPQAAMPDQVQGRSGKIIECVRGIGAYSGWKFSSSGSDNSTDPQSFLDETLKALRALGCSSERAVELAAYKLEDMANTWYETMLLGRPTGATPLTWDEFTKLFMNHFLTDSLMQKYARDFERLVQTPDMDVSTYNTKFCKLARYVPYLVPTEEARVQRFVDGLSTLLEKLKTRDVMSVRLVIYVRRPRHEGLSVAVLVKIERQENRDNNNRVLRQGHICLHRPYTDHITDKCFRCSQLGHHLRDCPKPPRNFNQVSIQSAAPTQTTRNTSGATCTGNRDRGARDRAAMNQGQGNAGRGHASIFAFTRQDAQASNAVVTSILSAQQLLKKGCLGLLAIVNDTKKKTISIENVPVVREFSDVFLEDLPGLPPVREIDFGIDLPHDTQPISIPPYRMATTDLKELKQQLHDLLYKGFIRPSISPWGVPILFVKKKDGSLRMCIDYRQLNKLTIHNKYPLPRIDDMFDLLQGAAHFSKIDLHSGYHQLRIKDEDISKTAFRTRYRHYELLVMPFGLTNAPADFSTIAASLTKLTQKNAKFQRTEECEQSFQKLKLCLTTIPILALPSGFGGFTVFCDTSRVGLGCVLMQNGRIIAYASRQLKKHEQNYPTRDLEIAAAVFALKIWKHYLYGETCEIYTYYKSLKHIFQQRDLNLRQRR comes from the exons ATGGCCAGGACACGCACACCCTCATCTGCTGGACGTGGTGATGGATGTGGTACTACCCGGGGTGGCGGTCAAGTTGGGGTTCATCAAACTAGAAGACAGACTGCTCCTCAACCTGAAGTTGGGAACATGGCTCAACCCCAAGCTGCTATGCCAGATCAAGTGCAAGG ACGCAGTGGCAAAATTATTGAATGTGTTAGAGGCATTGGTGCCTACTCAGGGTGGAAGTTCAGCTCCTCAG GTTCTGATAATTCAACAGATCCTCAAAGTTTCTTGGATGAGACACTCAAGGCATTACGTGCTCTAGGATGTTCTAGTGAGAGAGCCGTGGAGCTCGCAGCATACAAACTAGAGGATATGGCCAATACATGGTATGAAACTATGTTGCTAGGAAGGCCAACAGGAGCAACACCACTGACATGGGATGAGTTCACTAAGTTGTTCATGAATCATTTTCTTACAGACAGCCTGATGCAAAAATATGCTAGAGACTTTGAGAGATTAGTTCAGACTCCAGATATGGATGTGTCAACATATAACACTAAGTTTTGTAAGCTGGCTAGATATGTTCCGTACTTAGTGCCTACCGAAGAAGCTCGAGTTCAGAGGTTTGTTGATGGATTG TCGACCTTGCTAGAAAAATTGAAAACAAGGGACGTGATGAGTGTGCGGCTAGTGATATACGTAAGAAGGCCAAGACATGAGGGTCTTTCAGTGGCAGTTTTAGTGAAAATCGAAAGGCAAGAAAACAGGGACAACAACAACAGGGTTCTCAGACAGGGACACATCTGTCTTCACAGACCATATACAGACCACATTACAGACAAG TGCTTTCGGTGTAGCCAGTTGGGACATCACTTGAGGGATTGCCCTAAGCCTCCAAGAAATTTCAACCAGGTTTCTATTCAGTCAGCTGCACCTACTCAGACTACTCGTAATACTTCAGGTGCTACATGTACAGGAAATAGAGATCGAGGTGCTAGAGACCGTGCTGCTATGAATCAAGGACAAGGGAATGCTGGTAGAGGTCATGCGAGCATTTTTGCATTTACTAGACAGGATGCTCAGGCCTCGAACGCTGTGGTTACAAGTATTCTTTCT gctcaacaacTTCTGAAGAAAGGTTGCTTGGGTCTCTTAGCTATTGTAAATGACACAAAAAAGAAAACAATTAGTATAGAAAATGTACCAGTAGTGAGAGAATTTTCTGATGTATTTCTTGAGGATTTACCAGGATTGCCTCCAGTACGAGAaatagattttggtattgatttgccaCATGACACACAGCCcatatcaataccaccatatCGGATGGCAACAACAGACTTGAAGGAGCTAAAACAACAATTGCATGATTTGTTATATAAGGGTTTTATCAGACCGAGTATATCTCCATGGGGTGTACCAATATTGTTCGTAAAGAAAAAAGACGGATccctgagaatgtgcattgactacaggcagttgaacaagttaacaatacacaataaatatcctttgcctcgtatagaTGACATGTTTGATCTGTTACAAGGAGCTGCCCACTTTTCAAAGATTGACCTCCATTCTGGTTATCATCAACTTAGAATCAAAGATGAAGATATTTCTAAGACTGCCTTCAGAACTCGATACAGGCACTATGAGTTACTTGTGATGCCTTTCGGACTGACTAATGCTCCAGCT GATTTCTCCACAATAGCAGCATCGCTGACCAAGCTAACACAGAAAAATGCAAAGTTTCAGCGGACGGAGGAATGTGAACAGAGCTTTCAAAAACTCAAATTATGTTTGACAACTATACCAATATTAGCCTTACCATCAGGTTTCGGAGGATTTACGGTGTTCTGTGACACATCAAGGGTGGGATTAGGATGTGTTCTCATGCAAAATGGCCGtattattgcttatgcttcgagACAATTGAAAAAGCACGAGCAAAATTATCCTACACGTGATTTGGAGATAGCTGCAGCAGTATTTGCTCTAAAAATTTGGAAACATTATCTATACGGCGaaacttgtgagatttatactTACTATAAAAGTCTGAAGCATATCTTTCAGCAGAGAGATCTGAATCTTCGGCAGCGTCGTTAA